One region of Oryza sativa Japonica Group chromosome 5, ASM3414082v1 genomic DNA includes:
- the LOC4338104 gene encoding abscisic acid receptor PYL5: MVGLVGGGGWRVGDDAAGGGGGGAVAAGAAAAAEAEHMRRLHSHAPGEHQCSSALVKHIKAPVHLVWSLVRSFDQPQRYKPFVSRCVVRGGDLEIGSVREVNVKTGLPATTSTERLELLDDDEHILSVKFVGGDHRLRNYSSIVTVHPESIDGRPGTLVIESFVVDVPDGNTKDETCYFVEAVIKCNLTSLAEVSERLAVQSPTSPLEQ; encoded by the exons ATGGTGGGGCTtgtgggaggaggaggttggAGGGTCGGGGATGATGCggcgggtgggggtgggggaggagcggtggcggcgggggctgcggcggcggcggaggcggagcacaTGCGGAGGCTCCACAGCCACGCCCCCGGCGAGCACCAGTGCAGCTCCGCGCTCGTCAAGCACATCAAGGCTCCTGTTCACCTC gtgtGGTCGCTGGTGCGGAGCTTCGACCAGCCGCAGAGGTACAAGCCGTTCGTCAGCCGCTGCGtcgtgcgcggcggcgacctcgaGATCGGCAGCGTGCGCGAGGTCAACGTCAAGACCGGCCTCCCGGCGACCACCAGCACGGAGAGGCTCGAgctgctcgacgacgacgagcacaTCCTCAGCGTCAagttcgtcggcggcgaccaccgccTCAGG AACTACTCATCCATCGTAACTGTCCATCCGGAGAGCATCGATGGAAGACCAGGGACGCTTGTGATTGAATCATTTGTGGTGGACGTGCCTGATGGAAATACAAAGGACGAGACATGCTACTTTGTCGAGGCCGTGATCAAGTGCAACTTAACATCTCTCGCCGAGGTATCAGAGCGGCTAGCAGTTCAGTCACCCACCTCGCCACTTGAACAGTAG
- the LOC4338105 gene encoding uncharacterized protein — MARAAICLAVFFLLAVISSAASDDPLTTVQQPISQVSHGATMEEKRSSPVKQDEGEEKAASKAVQAGDRRDGELDVGRGSGQDAEHHRGIEIKKLDNDDDDGSDWDSVDDSDSDHDSDSDHDHDSDSDHDSDFDRGSDSDHDSDSNHDIDGDDNDDDDDDNNDDEHKTNKTMSKKKKRSASGGRRVGPGGNKS, encoded by the coding sequence ATGGCGCGCGCCGCCATTTGCCTagccgtcttcttcctcctcgccgtcatTTCATCCGCTGCCTCAGATGACCCGTTGACAACCGTGCAGCAGCCAATTAGCCAGGTAAGCCATGGCGCCACCATGGAGGAAAAGAGAAGTTCGCCGGTGAAGCAAGACGAAGGCGAGGAGAAGGCAGCCAGCAAGGCCGTCCAAGCCGGTGATCGGCGAGACGGCGAGCTTGACGTCGGTAGAGGATCAGGCCAAGATGCTGAGCATCACCGAGGTATAGAGATCAAGAAATTAGAtaatgatgacgatgatggcaGTGATTGGGACTCTGTTGATGACTCCGATTCGGACCACGATTCAGACTCTGATCATGATCATGACTCGGACTCAGATCATGATTCGGACTTTGATCGCGGCTCAGATTCGGATCATGATTCTGACTCTAACCATGACATCGATGGTGatgacaacgacgacgatgacgacgataaTAATGACGAcgaacacaaaacaaacaagacAATGAGTAAGAAGAAGAAGCGCTCAGCTTCTGGTGGGAGAAGGGTAGGTCCAGGTGGTAACAAGAGCTAA